GTTATATGGTTACCGCCAATTATTACAAGTGCAATCTTAGGGCCTTTAGCCACTACTGTATTCTTTATGGAAAACAATGCAGCAGGAGCAGGGATGGGTACATCTGGACTGGTTGGACAATTAATGACTTGGAGAACTATGATTGGTAATGAGACACCAGGTATGTTATTGTTTAAAATTTTATTGCTGCATTTTATTTTACCAGCATTATTAACATTAGGTATTTCTGAATGGATGAGAAAGAAACAGATTATAAAATTTGGAGATTTACAATTAGATACGTAGTAAAGATAAAAAACAAGGGGAAAGAGTATCCCCTTGTTTTATTATGATAATGTAATTTGCAAACTTGCTTGCAAGGATTTGGAAATTATATTTTCAACAAAGCTTGTGTCTCTTACAAAGTAAGAGGCATAGGGTGAGTTAAAATGAAAATGTAATTTGAAAATTTGCTTGCAAGGATTTGGAAATTAAACTTGCTTTACAAAAGTTGAAAAATTTTCACTATGGATGGTATTAGAATTTAACTTTAAATAGGCAGTAGAAATACCTTCACATATAAAGTCTGCCATTTTCATTACAATATTTAATCTTGTGTTTTGTAAGATTAACATATCCATAAAACCGCTAAAATTAACGATGCCAGTAATATATAAATCTCCAACAGATGGTAACTTCTTGTTTACACCAGCACCTGGTTTAATAGAGCCTTCTCCAAGATTGACATAGCCGATATGATCCATTTTACCTAAACAAGCATCTATGGCTACTATAAAAGGGTTTTTATATAGGGCGTAAACTTTATCTATAGTCTCTTCTATGTTTTTAGCATGTACAGGCTGATCTAATGTACCATAGATGTGAACATTATGCAGCCCAGATTTCTCTAATTTATAACCTGTAAGAGGGCCTAAAGAATCCCCCGTTGCTCTATCTGTTCCAATGCATAAGAATACAATAGGTTGTAAGTAACCAGCATTCTTAAGGATTAAATAATATAACACACTTCCAAATTCACTTGAATTATTTATTTCATTAACATCAAAAGAAAAGGTCTTTTTACTAGATTGCTTTAAAAAATTCAATTAAAATTCACCACCTAAATTTGATAGTATTAGTGTTGACCCTTTAATAAAAGTTTAAACAATAAATATTTTGTATACATAATAATTTGTTAAATTGAATTAAAATCCAACAAAGTATTTATATTTAATAAAGTATTTTTTAATATTTTTTGATGGATACTTGATTTCTGAGTAAAAAAAACAGAGAAAAATGCGATAAATAATTCCTTGACAGTGACAAGAACTACTAAAATTCACAATTTAGGCATGCTAATATTTACATATACTTAAATGTATTTATGGGGTGCTGTAATTATGATAGAAATATTAAACACTTATGATAAGAATATTAAAGAGGAAAACTTGAAATCAATAAGCCAATTGCCAAAAAATGTTAGGCAAATGGGTGAGGTAAGTTCCAACAATAAGAAGATATTTATCGAGGACTATGTCTATACATATTTATACCAGTATGCATCCTTGGATCTAGATAATTCCCAAATTGCAATTCTGTTAGGGAATTATTATAAATATAATGATGAAAAAATATTATTAATTAGTGGAGCGGTACAAGCTAAGTATTTTTTAAATCATCAATCAGGGATTATATTAACAAGTGAAACTTGGACATACATATATGATAAAGTGAAAGAGTACTTCGATAATTTAGAGATCTTAGGTTGGATGTTCTCACATCCAGGTTATTCAATCGGAATAAATGACCAAATTGGGAAGGTGCATACAGATAACTTTCCTGGATCAGACAAGGTGTTATTTGTCATTGATCCTATAGAAAAAGATGATGCTTTTTATTTGTATGAAAACCAAAAACTAAGACAACAAAATGGGTATTATGTGTATTACGAACGAAATGAAAAAATGCATCAGTATATGTTAAATTATAGAATAAGTAAAGAAAAAAGTGAGCCGGAACCGGAAGAAGAAGTAATTGTCAACTATAGAAGACAAGTTCGAAATAGAAGACAAGAGGTATATCACAAAAAACTTGTAAATATGTTATATGCAGTAAGTGGAGCCTTGGCCATTATAGTATTGGTTATAGGGGTAGCCTTAATGGATAATTATGACAAAATGAAAGATTTAGAAGCAACAATTAACAACTTATCCATAAATGGACCCAATATAGATAAAGAAGGTTCTAACAAAGAACCTGAAGACGCAAATGAAAATAATAAAGATAATGAAGACAAGGAAAGTAAAGATGAGGATTCAAATAATAAGGAAGAGAATAGTCCGGTAGGTAGTAATAACCCAGCAATAGAGAGTGCCAATAACACAACTCAAAGCAATTCGACTCAAAACAATCCTACACAAATTAATAATACCCAAACAAATAATACTCCTGCAAATAGCGCTCAGAATGAAACCACTGCCACAGTGAATCCAGTAGACACATACCATACTTATATTGTTAAAGAAGGAGATACATTAGCGTATATTTGCTTTCAACACTACAGCAACGTAGATATGATGAGAGAAGTAATGGCTTTTAATAATATTTCCAACCCTAACTTAATATATGTTGGTCAGAATATTAAATTACCTCAACCAAAAAGAACTCTCAATTAAATTTGAGAGTTCTTTTCATAACATTCCATTTCGGATACAATTTTTTCAAACTCATCTAGAGCAGAAGTAATAGGAATAGAAGAGGTCATATCAACACCAGCCTTTTTAAGAATTTCTAAGGAGTAATCAGATCCACCACTTTTTAAGAATTCTAAATAGGCATTAACGGCACTAGCACCTTCTGTAAGAATTTTTTTAGATAAGGCAATAGCCGCAGAATAACCTGTAGCATACTGAAATACATAAAAGTTATAATAAAAATGTGGTATTCTTGCCCATTCTATTTCAATTAATCTATCCGTATTTAATTGAGGGCCATAGTATTTAATATTAAGATCATAATATATTTCACATAATTTTTCAGATGTTAGTGGGTCACCGTTCTCAACAATTTCGTGGGTAATCTTTTCGAATTCAGCAAACATGGTTTGCCTAAATACAGTACCTCTAAATTGTTCCATATAATAGTTCAATAAATATAATTTTGTAGAAGGGTCTTCTGTTTTAGCAAGCAAATATTGCATTAACAAGGCTTCGTTTACAGTAGAAGCTACTTCAGCTAAAAAAATGGAGTAATGGGAATTTACATAAGCTTGATTTTTATTTGATAAATAAGAATGTAAAGCGTGACCCATTTCATGTGCTAAAGTAAACATGTTCTTAATAGAATCATCGAAGTTTAAGAGAACGTAGGGATGGGAATTATATGTTCCCCAACTGTATGCACCACTTCTTTTTCCTTTGTTTTCATATACATCAATCCATCGATTATCGAAGGCAATATCCAGCAAATCAATATAATCTTGACCTAATGGCATAAGGGCATCTTTTACTGTGTTCTTAGCATCTGAATAGGAAATCGTAGTCCGTACATCTTTAATCATAGGTGTATATAAATCATAAAAGTGAATATCTTCTAATTTCAGTACCCTTTTTCTTAAATCCACGTAACGGTGCATAGTAGGCAAATAATCATTTACAGTAGAAATTAATTGGGTATAAACTTCAGTAGAGATATTATTTTCATACAAAGAAGCTTCTAATGAAGATGAAAAACGACGAGCATTCTTATAGAAAACATGTTTTTTAACACTGCTCGTGTATATGGCGGCAAGTGTATTTCTATGATTATTATAAGTAGACAGTAATGCTTCAAAAGCATCTTTTCTTACCCGTCTATCTTTAGACTCCATAAAAGAAATAAACCTACCTTTTGTAAGTTCTACAGGATTTCCTTCTTCACCTATTATTTCAGGGAACTTAATATCCGCCTCATTGAACATGGAAAAAATGGTTTGAATACTGGTTGAAAAGTCTGTTGCTTTAGATAACAAGGCTTCTAGTTCTTTAGAAAGAATATGCTCTTTTTTTCTTAATAAATTATTAAGATAATGCTCATAAGTCTTTAAAGAAGGTTCCTCTTTAGTAAGAGCAGATATTTTCTCAGAGGTCAGTTCAATTAGCTCAGGTTCAATAAAAGACAGCCCTTGTGTAATTATTGACTGGAGATTACTTGCTCTTTCAGAAAGAACTTGTGAATGGTTATTTGTAGTATCTTCGTGTAAAGTCATATTAGAATAAACATATAAAGTCTCTAGATCCATTAAAAGAGTATCTTTCAATTGAAGACATCTAAGTAAGTCAGAAGCATTTTTAGTAAGGTGATCTTTGAACAACGCAATTTCCTTTAAATTTTCAAGACAAGAATTATAAATATTTTCGAAAGTTTCTAAAGAGGATATAATATCATTTAGACACCACTTATAAGTATCATCTATTTCTGAGCGTAAAGGGATTTTATTAATGGTCATTGTATTCACTCCTTTATTTAGAATAAAAATCATTTGGTTTAGAATATGTTTATTTCCTAAAATTATTATACTTTTAAATTATAAAATAATAAATAAAATATGTGATTATTTATTAATTCAGTCTGGAAAACGTGGTATAATTTATATCAAACAAGATAGAGAAAGATTGTTCTTAATACTATTTATACAACATATATATTATTAAAATTCTTGTATGAGGTAGTTGTGTGGATAATCTAAAAAATATTTTAAAAATAGCTTTTGTTTATATAGGAACTATTATTGGGGCTGGTTTTGCATCGGGACAAGAGATGTTAAGCTTTTTTACTGTTTATGGCTTCAATGGTGTATACGGTTTGATTCTAACGGGTTTTTTATTTTTTGTTGTTGGTTGGGCTGTTTTAGAACTTGTGCAAGGACAAAACGTGGAAACATTTAAGGATTTCATAAGACCTATAACAGGAGATGCTATAGGAACATCACTTGAATGGGTCATAATGGCTTTTATGTTTACTTGCTTTTGTGCAATGCTAGCAGGAGGAGGCGCTTTATTAGAACAACGCTTTGGATGGCCATACCTTGTTGGGGTAATTGTAATGGCCATAGCTTGTTACATTACATTCTTGTTTGATGTTAAGGGTGTTGTATTGGTTAATTCTATATTAGCACCAATTCTATTAATTGGATGCTTGTTATTAGGATTATATATTTGGATATTTAGAAGTTCCGAAGCTTTTTATAATTTAAGTGTATTGCTTTTTGATTTAAGAAATAATTGGTTTAGTTCAGCATTAATATATGTTTCATATAATACTGTTACAGCCATTGTTATTTTAACAACATTACATAAATATGTTATAAACAAAAAAACAGCCTTCTTTAGTGCATTAATCGCTGGGGTAAGTTTGGGTATGTTAGGAATATGTCTTGGAATTATTACATTAATAAATTATAATAGTATCCAAGGTGTAGAAATTCCTATGCTTACAATAGTAATGCAGTATGCACCACTAATACAATATATATACATACTCGTAATTATAGCAGCTATGTTTACAACGGCAGTTGCTAATGGATATGGAATCGTTGCAAAATTAAAAGCAAAAGAAAAAGATAGCAATTTTGGTATATTTATTTTTGTAATGATGGGTGTACTGGTGGCACAAATAGGATTTTCAACTATGGTTAGCAAAGTATATCCGGTATTTGGGTATATAGGTCTATTGGAATTAATACTGATATTAATGTATTTTATAAAATATAAAACCAATCAAAGAA
This genomic stretch from Natranaerovirga pectinivora harbors:
- the yyaC gene encoding spore protease YyaC; the protein is MNFLKQSSKKTFSFDVNEINNSSEFGSVLYYLILKNAGYLQPIVFLCIGTDRATGDSLGPLTGYKLEKSGLHNVHIYGTLDQPVHAKNIEETIDKVYALYKNPFIVAIDACLGKMDHIGYVNLGEGSIKPGAGVNKKLPSVGDLYITGIVNFSGFMDMLILQNTRLNIVMKMADFICEGISTAYLKLNSNTIHSENFSTFVKQV
- a CDS encoding LysM peptidoglycan-binding domain-containing protein: MIEILNTYDKNIKEENLKSISQLPKNVRQMGEVSSNNKKIFIEDYVYTYLYQYASLDLDNSQIAILLGNYYKYNDEKILLISGAVQAKYFLNHQSGIILTSETWTYIYDKVKEYFDNLEILGWMFSHPGYSIGINDQIGKVHTDNFPGSDKVLFVIDPIEKDDAFYLYENQKLRQQNGYYVYYERNEKMHQYMLNYRISKEKSEPEPEEEVIVNYRRQVRNRRQEVYHKKLVNMLYAVSGALAIIVLVIGVALMDNYDKMKDLEATINNLSINGPNIDKEGSNKEPEDANENNKDNEDKESKDEDSNNKEENSPVGSNNPAIESANNTTQSNSTQNNPTQINNTQTNNTPANSAQNETTATVNPVDTYHTYIVKEGDTLAYICFQHYSNVDMMREVMAFNNISNPNLIYVGQNIKLPQPKRTLN
- the pepF gene encoding oligoendopeptidase F, coding for MTINKIPLRSEIDDTYKWCLNDIISSLETFENIYNSCLENLKEIALFKDHLTKNASDLLRCLQLKDTLLMDLETLYVYSNMTLHEDTTNNHSQVLSERASNLQSIITQGLSFIEPELIELTSEKISALTKEEPSLKTYEHYLNNLLRKKEHILSKELEALLSKATDFSTSIQTIFSMFNEADIKFPEIIGEEGNPVELTKGRFISFMESKDRRVRKDAFEALLSTYNNHRNTLAAIYTSSVKKHVFYKNARRFSSSLEASLYENNISTEVYTQLISTVNDYLPTMHRYVDLRKRVLKLEDIHFYDLYTPMIKDVRTTISYSDAKNTVKDALMPLGQDYIDLLDIAFDNRWIDVYENKGKRSGAYSWGTYNSHPYVLLNFDDSIKNMFTLAHEMGHALHSYLSNKNQAYVNSHYSIFLAEVASTVNEALLMQYLLAKTEDPSTKLYLLNYYMEQFRGTVFRQTMFAEFEKITHEIVENGDPLTSEKLCEIYYDLNIKYYGPQLNTDRLIEIEWARIPHFYYNFYVFQYATGYSAAIALSKKILTEGASAVNAYLEFLKSGGSDYSLEILKKAGVDMTSSIPITSALDEFEKIVSEMECYEKNSQI
- a CDS encoding YkvI family membrane protein, whose product is MDNLKNILKIAFVYIGTIIGAGFASGQEMLSFFTVYGFNGVYGLILTGFLFFVVGWAVLELVQGQNVETFKDFIRPITGDAIGTSLEWVIMAFMFTCFCAMLAGGGALLEQRFGWPYLVGVIVMAIACYITFLFDVKGVVLVNSILAPILLIGCLLLGLYIWIFRSSEAFYNLSVLLFDLRNNWFSSALIYVSYNTVTAIVILTTLHKYVINKKTAFFSALIAGVSLGMLGICLGIITLINYNSIQGVEIPMLTIVMQYAPLIQYIYILVIIAAMFTTAVANGYGIVAKLKAKEKDSNFGIFIFVMMGVLVAQIGFSTMVSKVYPVFGYIGLLELILILMYFIKYKTNQRKR